In Nostoc sp. UHCC 0926, a single genomic region encodes these proteins:
- a CDS encoding CPBP family intramembrane glutamic endopeptidase yields MKKNLARLAERPAPIRLGSFIVTLLLLWLPLAAPIYLLVHDSNLQSILTLVLLYAVFIFLLRLWGKYVYQQPQILRHYGLEFTRQNGVDLLRGLAIGIINILILFGVESLLGWLVWQQPKVFLLKVILEGLLVGLGIGFAEELLFRGWLLDELQRDYSPRVALWTDATAFATLHFIKPLEAIIHTLPQFPALVLLGLTQVWGKRWRRGRLGLPIGLHGGLVGGYYIINVGKLVKYSGQVPDWVTGVNNNPLQGVMGVLLMSVLALWIRGRTERSLHI; encoded by the coding sequence ATGAAAAAAAACCTTGCCCGTCTAGCTGAACGCCCTGCCCCCATTAGGCTGGGTTCTTTTATTGTAACTTTATTGCTGCTATGGTTACCCTTAGCTGCACCAATATACTTACTAGTGCATGATTCAAACTTACAAAGTATATTGACATTGGTATTGTTATATGCAGTATTTATTTTTCTCCTGAGACTATGGGGTAAATATGTCTACCAGCAGCCCCAAATTCTACGGCATTATGGCTTAGAATTCACGCGACAAAACGGTGTGGATTTACTGCGTGGCTTGGCTATAGGCATAATTAATATTCTGATACTTTTTGGGGTAGAAAGTTTGTTGGGTTGGTTGGTGTGGCAACAACCGAAAGTTTTTTTGCTGAAAGTAATTTTAGAGGGTTTACTTGTTGGCTTGGGCATCGGATTTGCTGAGGAATTGTTATTCCGAGGCTGGTTGCTAGATGAATTACAACGAGATTACAGTCCGCGTGTGGCACTGTGGACAGATGCAACTGCGTTTGCGACATTGCACTTTATTAAACCCTTGGAGGCAATTATTCATACACTGCCGCAATTTCCAGCTTTAGTATTGCTGGGGTTAACGCAAGTATGGGGAAAGCGTTGGCGGAGGGGACGCTTGGGTTTACCAATTGGTTTACATGGTGGTTTAGTAGGGGGCTACTACATTATTAATGTTGGGAAATTAGTAAAATATTCTGGTCAAGTTCCTGATTGGGTAACTGGTGTGAATAATAATCCCCTACAAGGAGTGATGGGGGTGTTGTTAATGAGTGTACTAGCTTTGTGGATACGAGGGCGAACTGAGCGATCGCTTCATATATGA
- a CDS encoding pentapeptide repeat-containing protein has protein sequence MNIEAIKLGKLKQLPGANLEDEELSRLDLSRINLAGATLVGTNFAGSKLEGGHLEGANLMGANLQETDLRANLMGANLMQADLTGADLRGSNLRGANLMGARLSDVSLAGAFLSGANLMNVNLQGVDLRGTDLRGANLTGANLKGADLSRADLQGTLLSEANLEEADLRGANLAGANLTGANLLCAELEGANLSGVNLDRACLVGTVVERLA, from the coding sequence ATGAATATTGAAGCCATTAAATTAGGAAAACTCAAACAACTTCCAGGGGCAAATTTAGAAGACGAAGAACTCTCCCGACTGGATTTAAGCCGGATTAATCTTGCTGGCGCTACCCTTGTCGGCACTAATTTCGCTGGTTCTAAACTCGAAGGTGGGCATTTGGAGGGGGCAAATTTGATGGGAGCAAACCTCCAAGAAACTGACTTGCGGGCGAACCTGATGGGAGCAAATCTGATGCAAGCAGATTTAACAGGTGCTGACTTGCGGGGTAGTAATTTGCGTGGCGCTAACTTGATGGGAGCAAGACTCAGTGATGTGTCATTGGCGGGCGCTTTCTTGAGTGGTGCCAATTTGATGAACGTTAATTTGCAAGGCGTGGACTTGCGCGGTACTGACTTGCGCGGTGCAAACCTGACTGGAGCAAATCTCAAGGGTGCAGATTTGAGTCGTGCTGATTTGCAAGGGACGTTGTTGAGTGAAGCAAACCTGGAAGAAGCTGACTTGCGGGGGGCGAATTTGGCGGGGGCGAATTTAACGGGGGCGAATTTGTTGTGTGCAGAGTTAGAAGGTGCAAATTTGAGCGGCGTTAATTTGGATAGGGCGTGTTTGGTGGGTACAGTAGTTGAGAGGCTGGCGTAA
- a CDS encoding DUF1830 domain-containing protein: MAQILDPLPPEQSGKILCCYINATSKIQVARISNIPNWYFERVVFPGQRLVFEAPQKGQMEIHTGMMASAILSDKIPCDRLMLEEPSAYEFDTDSSDGKDPINTKLMVQQINTKIGDTTKPLQILGLASVD; encoded by the coding sequence ATGGCTCAAATATTAGATCCTCTACCACCTGAGCAATCGGGAAAAATTCTCTGCTGCTACATTAATGCCACGAGCAAAATACAGGTAGCTCGCATCTCCAATATTCCCAACTGGTACTTTGAAAGGGTTGTTTTCCCTGGACAACGTTTAGTATTTGAAGCTCCGCAAAAAGGTCAAATGGAGATTCATACAGGGATGATGGCAAGTGCAATTTTATCCGATAAGATTCCGTGCGATCGCCTGATGCTCGAAGAACCTAGTGCTTATGAGTTTGATACAGACTCATCAGATGGAAAAGACCCTATTAATACCAAACTAATGGTGCAGCAAATTAATACAAAAATTGGAGATACTACAAAACCTTTGCAAATCCTTGGTTTAGCATCGGTTGATTAA
- the clpS gene encoding ATP-dependent Clp protease adapter ClpS, producing MSVETIEKRSTSRKLAPRYRVLLHNDDYNSMEHVVQSLIATVPSLTQPQAVSIMMEAHTNGLALVITCALEHAEFYSETLKSHGLSSTIEPDE from the coding sequence GTGTCAGTTGAAACCATTGAAAAGCGTTCCACATCCCGCAAGCTTGCGCCTCGGTATCGCGTTTTGCTCCATAACGACGACTACAATTCTATGGAGCATGTTGTGCAGTCACTAATAGCCACTGTGCCTAGCCTTACCCAACCCCAGGCTGTTAGCATCATGATGGAAGCCCATACTAACGGGCTAGCTTTAGTCATTACTTGCGCTCTAGAACACGCTGAGTTCTATAGCGAAACATTGAAAAGTCACGGTTTAAGTAGCACGATTGAACCTGACGAATAG
- a CDS encoding DICT sensory domain-containing protein, whose product MLEGSILQQLETAHRHTTRPIRFGVYYKNTLVALCHALEDHILTDDGTPLVITAFQQGKWYLQEAGRYADIAQRSREIAIMAAAESGFAEHPTSQLANVDLVALDAIDPVAQEWHLIILSPKYTAMVICQELSEADYGSAGVPTSDLERKFYGLWTFEPELVQETAEIAIAHIRKYNPELADKLTVDKQQIVPSMARSQNLGAVVSRVVDYLQTEQDNLSIPIALRQQTLDRNLISNEIQAFLRMAQLMDMADVNNPMAAAEVVVLAEAIAQLLDLPAWQIKRLRLASLLHRIDPLQKAESVLTGGISTRYQEDAPSSPLTCPLVPGAQVLRTMPRLRAVAQIITHQTEWWNGTGEPAGLAGDEIPLESRILALLADFQWRVNQRKLSNQSQEQIFTQALDECKQQQSTRFDPKLVDTLSLLVMGLQQGLDLPVITPKVSAGIWILDSQWDSHSKISEEIGSYFT is encoded by the coding sequence ATGTTAGAAGGTTCAATCCTACAACAGCTAGAAACAGCCCATCGCCACACCACCAGGCCAATTCGATTCGGTGTTTACTACAAAAATACCCTAGTTGCTCTGTGCCACGCTCTAGAAGACCATATCTTAACCGACGACGGTACACCCTTAGTTATCACAGCCTTCCAACAGGGTAAATGGTATCTACAAGAAGCCGGGCGATATGCAGACATCGCCCAGCGCAGCCGCGAAATTGCCATCATGGCTGCTGCTGAATCCGGCTTTGCTGAACATCCTACCAGCCAGCTAGCCAATGTAGACTTAGTGGCATTAGATGCAATTGATCCAGTAGCGCAGGAGTGGCACTTAATTATTTTATCGCCTAAATACACAGCAATGGTGATTTGTCAAGAATTATCAGAGGCTGATTATGGCAGCGCTGGAGTACCGACATCAGACTTAGAGCGTAAATTCTATGGCTTGTGGACATTTGAGCCAGAGTTAGTCCAAGAGACAGCAGAAATAGCGATCGCTCACATCAGAAAATACAACCCAGAACTGGCGGATAAACTCACAGTTGATAAACAACAAATTGTACCGTCAATGGCCAGATCCCAAAATTTAGGTGCAGTTGTCTCCCGTGTAGTAGATTACCTCCAGACTGAGCAAGATAATTTATCCATACCAATAGCACTTCGCCAACAAACGCTAGATCGCAACTTGATTTCTAACGAAATCCAAGCCTTTTTGCGAATGGCGCAACTGATGGATATGGCAGATGTGAACAATCCAATGGCAGCTGCGGAAGTAGTGGTACTTGCTGAAGCGATCGCCCAGCTTTTGGATCTTCCCGCATGGCAAATTAAAAGGTTGCGGCTGGCGAGTTTGTTGCATCGCATAGATCCATTACAGAAAGCAGAAAGTGTTCTGACTGGCGGTATATCCACACGTTACCAAGAAGATGCCCCCAGTTCTCCCTTAACTTGTCCCTTGGTACCGGGGGCGCAAGTATTGCGAACCATGCCACGACTACGAGCAGTTGCCCAAATTATCACTCACCAAACCGAGTGGTGGAATGGCACAGGGGAACCAGCAGGTTTAGCTGGAGATGAAATTCCCTTAGAGTCGAGAATTTTGGCATTATTGGCAGACTTTCAGTGGCGAGTCAATCAGCGAAAATTGTCAAATCAAAGCCAGGAACAGATATTTACTCAAGCTTTAGATGAGTGCAAACAGCAACAATCTACCCGCTTTGACCCTAAACTTGTAGATACGCTATCTTTGTTAGTTATGGGTTTACAACAGGGACTAGACTTACCTGTAATCACACCCAAAGTCAGCGCCGGCATCTGGATACTTGATTCCCAATGGGATAGCCACAGCAAGATAAGTGAGGAGATTGGTAGTTACTTTACATGA
- a CDS encoding DUF6761 family protein gives MLQDTQTIRYYQRLTDAFVELWNRGYRTDDMRMYLDGYLAALRHGNIIEPFLIHRLEEEASRYLYDGSNFVVPQPQPQPDYY, from the coding sequence ATGCTCCAAGACACACAAACCATTCGCTATTACCAAAGACTCACCGACGCCTTCGTCGAGTTATGGAATCGCGGTTATCGCACGGATGATATGCGGATGTATTTGGATGGATATCTAGCCGCACTGCGACATGGCAACATCATTGAACCTTTTCTAATTCATCGCTTAGAAGAGGAAGCCAGCCGCTACTTGTACGATGGATCAAATTTTGTAGTGCCGCAACCACAGCCAC
- a CDS encoding ABC transporter ATP-binding protein — protein sequence MNTAKATLRLEQVNLFTKLKTQLPGNQQGYPILQDISLEVFQGDRIAIVGPVGAGKTSLLHLLNCLIEPTNGKLYLENQEYRQIPVIQLRQMLVLVLQESKLLGMTVQQALAYPLVLRGLPKQTIQQRVNHWIEQLHIPSEWLGRTEVQLSAGQRQLIAIARALVIQPKILLLDEPTSALDAGTASHLMQVLTQLSQTHQTTILMVNHQLELAQMFCTRLLHLQQGHLFANQRVSEINWVELRESLIKAKAQDDFGF from the coding sequence TTGAATACAGCAAAAGCCACACTCAGGCTAGAGCAAGTTAATCTGTTTACAAAGCTGAAAACCCAACTTCCCGGTAATCAGCAGGGATATCCTATATTGCAGGATATATCCTTAGAAGTATTTCAGGGCGATCGCATTGCCATTGTAGGCCCAGTAGGCGCTGGTAAAACTTCGTTACTGCACCTCCTCAACTGCCTAATTGAACCCACGAATGGTAAACTGTATCTAGAAAATCAAGAATATCGCCAAATTCCTGTCATTCAGCTACGCCAGATGCTTGTACTTGTATTGCAAGAATCCAAGCTGTTGGGGATGACAGTTCAGCAAGCTTTGGCTTATCCTTTAGTTTTGCGTGGTTTGCCCAAACAGACAATTCAGCAACGAGTCAATCACTGGATAGAACAACTGCACATTCCCAGTGAATGGTTAGGGCGAACAGAGGTACAACTTTCTGCTGGACAACGACAACTAATAGCGATCGCTCGTGCCTTAGTCATCCAGCCTAAAATATTGTTATTAGACGAGCCAACCTCTGCCCTAGATGCTGGTACAGCTTCTCATCTAATGCAAGTCTTAACCCAGTTGAGTCAAACTCATCAAACCACGATTCTGATGGTAAATCACCAACTGGAACTAGCCCAAATGTTTTGCACTCGGTTATTACACCTGCAACAAGGTCATTTATTCGCAAATCAAAGAGTCTCTGAGATAAACTGGGTTGAATTACGAGAAAGCTTAATTAAAGCAAAAGCTCAAGACGATTTTGGATTTTAA
- a CDS encoding response regulator transcription factor, translating to MGSVCIEIIEGNPHLRSLLGWHLQQLEYRVHQAASIYQAREVFLSHQPTLVVLDADLPDGDGIEFCRWLHRQQQPLILMLSARNSEGDIVAGLKAGADDYLSKPFGMQEFLARVEALIRRKRTPTAPAYLDYGTLQIDLVQRRVRFQGEFIDLTPQEFSLLYVLAQAGGVPLSRSELLRRAWPDAIDNPRTIDTHVLSLRKKVELDPRQPNLIQTIRNVGYRFNMEILNINISQSQTTKLVRERFSNQRSTLSSSQV from the coding sequence GTGGGTTCGGTTTGTATAGAAATCATTGAGGGAAATCCCCATCTGAGGTCGTTGTTGGGTTGGCACTTGCAACAACTGGAATACCGTGTGCATCAAGCTGCCAGTATTTATCAAGCAAGGGAAGTATTTTTAAGCCATCAACCAACACTGGTAGTCTTGGATGCAGACCTGCCTGATGGTGACGGCATTGAGTTTTGTCGTTGGTTGCATCGTCAGCAGCAACCTCTTATTTTAATGCTATCTGCCCGTAATAGTGAAGGTGATATCGTCGCAGGTTTAAAGGCGGGTGCAGATGATTATCTGAGCAAACCTTTTGGGATGCAAGAGTTTTTGGCACGGGTAGAGGCACTGATTCGCCGGAAGCGTACACCTACTGCACCAGCTTATTTGGATTATGGCACTTTGCAAATCGATTTAGTTCAGCGCCGCGTCCGCTTCCAGGGGGAGTTCATCGACTTAACGCCCCAAGAATTCAGTTTGCTGTACGTTTTGGCACAAGCTGGGGGAGTGCCTCTGAGTAGGTCAGAATTGCTGCGTCGTGCTTGGCCTGACGCTATCGATAACCCTCGAACCATTGATACTCACGTTTTGTCGCTGCGGAAAAAGGTTGAACTTGATCCCCGGCAACCCAACTTGATTCAAACTATCCGCAATGTAGGATACCGTTTTAACATGGAAATTTTGAATATCAATATTTCACAGTCACAAACAACAAAGTTAGTTAGAGAGAGATTTAGTAATCAACGTTCAACACTTAGTAGTAGTCAAGTGTAA
- a CDS encoding type II toxin-antitoxin system VapC family toxin: MLRAIVDTHAVIWYIFGDSRLSTTAQNTIAQIASSGDQVAFSLITLAEIVYLSEKGRISPLTLERLLASVDTTDCLLLEVPFNRQIAEALRLVNRSQVPDLPDRIIAATALYLGVPVISRDSKIQLSSVNTIW, encoded by the coding sequence ATGCTGCGTGCTATAGTTGACACTCATGCAGTCATTTGGTATATTTTTGGCGATTCACGATTATCAACAACTGCCCAAAATACTATAGCCCAAATAGCATCTTCTGGAGATCAAGTTGCTTTCTCCTTGATTACGCTAGCCGAAATTGTATACTTGAGTGAGAAAGGGCGTATTTCTCCATTAACACTTGAACGCCTGCTTGCATCTGTTGACACAACTGATTGTTTACTGCTTGAAGTTCCTTTTAATAGGCAGATAGCTGAAGCTTTGCGCTTAGTGAATCGCTCACAAGTACCAGATTTACCCGATCGCATTATTGCTGCTACAGCCTTGTATCTAGGAGTGCCAGTGATTAGTCGAGATAGCAAAATTCAACTATCTAGTGTGAATACCATTTGGTGA
- a CDS encoding STAS domain-containing protein yields MQAVLHYPKIAVISPQGCLNAANALEFERDMTTALAQNGISILVVDLAAVESLDSAGLMALLSTHKLALSLGRSFRLCTVAPSIKIIFELTQLDRVFEILDGEAELAAR; encoded by the coding sequence ATGCAGGCAGTGCTTCACTATCCCAAGATCGCAGTTATTAGTCCCCAAGGATGTTTGAATGCTGCAAACGCCTTGGAATTTGAACGAGATATGACCACAGCGTTGGCACAAAATGGTATTTCCATCTTGGTGGTAGACCTAGCAGCAGTAGAATCGTTAGACAGTGCGGGGTTGATGGCATTGTTATCTACACACAAGCTGGCTCTTAGTTTAGGACGGAGTTTCCGACTTTGCACTGTTGCTCCGTCAATTAAAATTATTTTTGAACTGACGCAACTCGATAGGGTGTTTGAAATATTGGACGGTGAAGCCGAGTTGGCTGCAAGATAA
- a CDS encoding photosystem II high light acclimation radical SAM protein, which produces MEVKTPMMENRILYVRLPCNPIFPIGVVYLSDHVHKQFPNIEQRIFDLGTVPPLDYTFALDRCIDEFKPTLLVFSWRDIQIYAPVGGRGGNPLQNAFEFYYAKNPLLKLRGGLGGLRIFTAYYVELWRNQGLIKRGLKRAQKYNSNARVVVGGGAVSVFYEQLGKSLPQGTIISVGEGETLLEKLLSGRDFRDERCYIAGETQPRKRLIHEQPTPLEKTACNYDYIESIWSEFKYYLQEQDFYIGVQTKRGCPHNCCYCVYTVVEGKQVRINPADEVVAEMRQLYDRGIRNFWFTDAQFIPAKKFIDDAIELLQKIVDSGMTNIHWAAYIRADNLTPQLCDLMAKTGMNYFEIGITSGSQELVRKMRMGYNLRNVLQNCRDLKAAGFNDLVSVNYSFNVIDERPETIRQTIAYHRELERIFGADKVEPAIFFIGLQPHTHLEEYAFKEGILKPGYDPMSLMPWTAKKLLWNPEPLGSFFGEVCLQAWQQNPNDFGREVMKILEEKLGCADLEAALTAPIETKEKQLAGVS; this is translated from the coding sequence ATGGAAGTCAAAACACCCATGATGGAAAATCGAATTCTTTACGTTCGCCTTCCTTGTAACCCTATCTTTCCTATTGGGGTTGTCTACCTGAGCGATCACGTCCACAAACAGTTTCCTAATATCGAACAGCGCATTTTTGATTTGGGAACAGTGCCACCTTTAGATTACACTTTTGCCTTGGATCGCTGTATCGATGAATTTAAACCGACACTGCTAGTATTTTCTTGGCGGGATATTCAAATTTATGCTCCAGTTGGTGGACGTGGTGGCAACCCACTGCAAAACGCTTTTGAATTTTACTATGCTAAAAATCCTCTTTTGAAACTACGTGGCGGATTGGGCGGTTTACGAATCTTCACCGCTTACTATGTAGAGTTATGGCGTAATCAGGGTTTAATCAAACGCGGTTTAAAGCGTGCCCAAAAATATAATTCTAATGCCCGTGTAGTTGTAGGTGGTGGTGCAGTCAGTGTATTTTATGAACAGCTAGGTAAAAGCTTACCCCAAGGGACAATTATTTCTGTGGGTGAAGGCGAAACCCTGCTGGAAAAACTTTTAAGTGGCAGAGATTTTCGAGATGAACGCTGTTACATTGCAGGAGAAACTCAACCACGCAAACGATTAATTCATGAACAACCTACCCCACTAGAAAAAACAGCCTGTAACTACGACTATATCGAAAGCATCTGGTCAGAATTTAAGTATTATCTGCAAGAGCAAGATTTTTATATAGGTGTACAAACTAAGCGTGGTTGTCCTCACAACTGTTGTTATTGCGTCTACACAGTTGTCGAAGGCAAACAAGTACGCATCAACCCAGCAGATGAAGTAGTTGCGGAGATGCGCCAATTATACGATCGCGGCATTCGCAACTTCTGGTTTACCGATGCCCAATTCATCCCAGCAAAAAAATTTATCGATGATGCCATAGAACTCTTGCAAAAAATCGTCGATTCTGGTATGACAAACATCCACTGGGCAGCATATATCAGAGCCGACAATTTGACACCCCAGTTGTGCGACTTGATGGCGAAAACCGGGATGAACTATTTTGAAATAGGGATTACCAGTGGTTCTCAAGAACTCGTGCGGAAAATGCGGATGGGGTATAACCTGCGAAACGTCTTGCAAAACTGCCGTGATTTAAAAGCAGCTGGTTTCAACGACTTAGTTTCCGTCAACTACTCCTTTAACGTCATTGATGAACGTCCCGAAACCATCCGCCAAACCATCGCGTACCACCGCGAACTAGAACGGATTTTTGGTGCTGATAAAGTCGAACCAGCCATCTTCTTTATTGGACTGCAACCCCATACCCATTTAGAAGAATATGCTTTCAAAGAGGGCATCCTCAAACCAGGGTATGATCCAATGAGTTTGATGCCGTGGACAGCCAAAAAACTCCTCTGGAATCCTGAACCCCTTGGTTCATTCTTCGGAGAAGTCTGCTTGCAAGCTTGGCAACAAAACCCCAACGATTTCGGACGTGAAGTCATGAAAATCTTAGAAGAAAAGCTGGGTTGTGCCGACTTAGAAGCAGCACTTACAGCACCAATAGAAACGAAAGAAAAACAGTTAGCGGGTGTATCCTAG
- a CDS encoding DUF4079 domain-containing protein produces MNLPSFLWLWKIAAWSMGLSLLAYVMLAVTGVWMFRARTSQQFPFITPFIGGNKGVRSLHYTMGISMVSLVLLLLLIGIVGTWGHFGSLGHSSHLVAGLIVVALVLLSAFSATQISARRSWARPLHIGVNIILFVGFTWVSLTGWIVVQKYLP; encoded by the coding sequence ATGAATCTGCCTTCATTTCTTTGGTTGTGGAAAATAGCCGCCTGGTCAATGGGGTTGTCCCTGCTGGCATATGTGATGTTAGCAGTCACCGGCGTTTGGATGTTTCGGGCGAGAACTTCGCAGCAATTCCCTTTTATTACCCCATTTATAGGGGGAAATAAAGGGGTGCGATCGCTCCACTATACAATGGGCATCAGCATGGTAAGTTTAGTGCTGCTACTTCTGTTAATTGGTATTGTTGGCACTTGGGGACACTTTGGTTCTTTAGGGCACTCGTCACACTTGGTCGCTGGATTGATAGTGGTAGCATTAGTTTTACTGTCTGCTTTTAGTGCTACGCAAATTAGTGCCAGACGGTCTTGGGCTAGACCTTTACACATCGGCGTAAATATTATCCTGTTTGTCGGATTTACTTGGGTGTCCCTGACTGGTTGGATTGTAGTACAAAAGTATTTACCCTAA